The following proteins come from a genomic window of Paenibacillus spongiae:
- a CDS encoding GNAT family N-acetyltransferase, giving the protein MSLQVRPYCTELEDTVKNLSHKAWILFKYNKDFNHQRMSCVFNEDGNLICVGYLRHGIADDHDVFEIEMPTNELASNRMNEVRKALYPTFINTCQKLRNPNKKTKLVAWKDFYGDREFYEEMGFIPYQTYYIAKRSLEKPMPEVSTPVGVNVIFHPMESKEERIKYTELENHFYQGVVYRSVNMLEWMMGGPELHTISAFEGDELVGSVMCWQTGAVERLFVIPRWRNKGLGKFLITKGLEYHIKNGRNEVETLVNEQDQEAMLLLESMGYTFPVRLELKSLDI; this is encoded by the coding sequence ATGTCATTACAAGTTCGTCCATATTGTACTGAATTAGAGGATACAGTTAAAAATTTAAGCCACAAAGCATGGATACTTTTTAAATACAATAAAGATTTCAATCATCAGAGAATGAGTTGTGTATTTAACGAGGATGGTAATTTAATTTGTGTGGGATACTTGCGGCATGGGATAGCTGATGATCATGATGTATTCGAAATTGAAATGCCCACTAATGAATTAGCTTCAAATCGTATGAACGAAGTGAGAAAGGCTCTTTACCCTACATTCATAAATACCTGTCAAAAGCTACGTAATCCAAACAAAAAGACAAAGTTGGTTGCATGGAAAGACTTTTATGGTGACAGAGAGTTTTACGAAGAGATGGGTTTCATCCCTTATCAAACTTATTACATAGCAAAACGTTCACTAGAAAAACCCATGCCTGAAGTCAGCACGCCTGTTGGAGTTAATGTCATATTCCATCCGATGGAATCCAAAGAGGAAAGAATCAAATATACCGAATTAGAAAATCATTTTTATCAAGGTGTTGTATACAGAAGTGTAAATATGTTGGAATGGATGATGGGTGGTCCAGAGTTACATACCATTTCTGCATTTGAAGGTGATGAACTTGTTGGTAGCGTTATGTGTTGGCAAACTGGCGCAGTTGAAAGATTATTCGTAATTCCTCGATGGCGTAATAAAGGGCTGGGTAAGTTTCTCATAACAAAGGGTTTAGAGTATCACATTAAGAATGGTCGAAACGAAGTTGAGACGCTGGTTAATGAACAGGATCAGGAAGCTATGTTGTTGTTAGAGTCAATGGGGTATACCTTTCCTGTAAGATTAGAACTCAAATCATTGGATATTTAG
- a CDS encoding NAD(P)H-dependent oxidoreductase, whose translation MKIMVIIAHPNLNKSRANQALTLELKKHTGIYARDLYQEYPKWEIDVEREQRLLLQYDRIVFQFPFYWYSCPPLLKKWFDDVLTPGWAFGRGGDHLKGKQFMVATTIGGSENGYRSGGSNWFTISELLRPIQSTLTRCNGTYLPAFVTYNADEGTDGYLADEAKKYAEHAQASMRVLVH comes from the coding sequence ATGAAAATAATGGTTATTATCGCACATCCTAATCTGAATAAATCCCGTGCAAATCAGGCCTTGACGCTTGAGCTGAAAAAACACACGGGCATCTATGCCCGTGATCTCTATCAGGAATACCCGAAATGGGAGATCGATGTGGAGAGGGAACAACGTCTTCTCCTTCAATACGACCGGATTGTGTTTCAATTCCCCTTTTATTGGTACAGCTGCCCGCCTCTTTTAAAAAAGTGGTTCGATGATGTTTTAACGCCTGGCTGGGCTTTCGGACGCGGAGGTGATCATTTGAAAGGCAAACAATTTATGGTCGCAACGACAATAGGCGGTTCGGAAAACGGATACCGTTCGGGGGGATCCAACTGGTTCACGATCAGTGAATTATTAAGACCGATACAAAGCACCCTCACCAGATGCAATGGCACCTATCTTCCCGCTTTCGTTACCTATAATGCGGATGAAGGCACGGATGGATACCTCGCGGATGAGGCTAAGAAATATGCAGAGCATGCTCAAGCCTCCATGCGTGTGCTTGTCCATTGA
- a CDS encoding zinc-binding dehydrogenase has protein sequence MRAAVDLVQDKDRICTFFAYDQIEVLGLRVVRSERSAKRLAELVELHTKGKLHIHIRQTFSLDRADDAHRAIETRHGRGKIVLTID, from the coding sequence ATTCGGGCTGCTGTGGACTTGGTGCAGGACAAGGATCGTATATGTACGTTTTTCGCCTATGACCAGATCGAGGTGCTCGGCCTTCGTGTCGTCCGCAGCGAGCGCTCGGCAAAACGGCTTGCAGAGCTGGTCGAACTTCACACAAAAGGCAAGCTGCACATTCATATCAGGCAGACCTTTTCGCTGGATCGGGCCGACGATGCGCACCGGGCCATTGAAACAAGACACGGCCGCGGGAAAATCGTGCTCACCATCGACTAA